The Bacillus mycoides genome contains the following window.
GTGAACTTCCATTCTGATAAATGCATGAACCATTCTTACGAAATAGGTGGTCAAAAATTCGTTAAACCTGTTCAAATGATTGAATTTAAAGGACAAGTTGTTTGCCCCCGATGTGTTGTTGAGGAAAACGACAAAGTATTAAAAGAACAGGCGAACAATCATTACAAGAAAATCAAACGATCTAAGAAATTCAACATGCTTATAAAGCACAGCATCATTAGTAACGAGGAAATACTCGAAGCTACGCTATCTAATTATAGAACGGAATGTAATGAGACTAGAACAAATAAAAAGCTCGTAGAAGGCATTATAGAGAGTTTAAAAGAAGGAATGGTTAAAAACGTATTTATTGTAGGTGTACAGGGTGCAGGTAAAAGTCATTTAGCTTATTCGATTCTAAAGGAATTAAGAAACCATTTCTATGAAATTTCAGATGGCGAGAAGGATAATGACGAACTACTCTATCAAAAAATGAAAAGCTGCTTGTATGTAGAGATTGAACAATTAATGCGACTTATCAAGGATTCCTTTAACAACAAAGATTCTAAGTATACAGAAGAATATTGCGTGGAGCTATTAACAAGCGTTGACTTCCTGGTACTTGATGATTTAGGCGCAGAGAGTGGATCTATGAACAGAACGGACGAAGCAAGCAACTTCATCCAACGTGTACTATACGCCGTGACAAACGGAAGACAAGGGAAAGTAACTATCACAACAACTAACTTATCAAGTGGAGACATATTCAAGAAATATGACAAGAAGCTCGGTAGTCGGATTTTAAATAAAGCTGAAGCGATTGTATTTAAGGAAACGTCAGATAAACGTATTGAACATTTAGGATTCTAAAAAGGATTACAGGAGAAAAGCATTACCGTTTAAAAAAACTTATCAAATTTGAATTTTATTAAGAAAGAGGGAATCAAAGAATGAAGTTTTGGGCGCTTGCTTATCAATATCAAGATGATGTTTTTTATGACTTTGCAATAGAAGAGACTACTTTGGATTTAAGTGAGACTTGTTTCTTACCTACAAAAGAAGCAGCTGAAGATTTCATTAGTCAGCAATTAGATGATGAATACATTCCAGTAGAAATTGAATTAGAGACACTTCAGAAAAACGGGATTTGGTCTTATACAAGAGGTCGAGTTGAACGTTGGGATGAGGATTTTGAATAAAAGCGTTATTTGAATATAAGGGGGAATTAAGATGTGTGCATGTAACGGAACGGGAGTAATCAGAAACGATATAGGAACAGGGATGTATCAATTCGCATCATGTGTTTGCGAAGCAGCAAACATTACACCTGAAGAAGTGGACAGGAGACGTCAGGTAGTCATTGAGAGATTAAAAGAAACGTATCGATTACAACAGTTAGAGAAAGCTGGAGAAGTAGCATGAAGCAATTAACACTGGAAGATGTTGTTGGGAGTTTTGATTACTCAGCAAAGAGCACCTCAGAGAAGTTTTTACAGCGTAACACAAGCGTCATAACGTACTCAGTAGAGTTTTACGATAAGGATGACAAATGGAAGCTTCGTTGGTTCGAAGCGAAGTCAGAGAGCGAAGCCGTGGGAATGGCTAAAGATAAATACGGACGGATTCAAATTATCAATACTTATATATCGGATAGGACGTTAGCTGAAATCATGGAGTTAGATTAGGAGGGGAATGGGGATGGAATACAATCCTGTGCCGAATTGGGAAGATTACGAGTTAGCTGAAAAGAACGGTATCAAGAGAGCCACGGTTGACCAAAGAATCAATATTCAAGGATGGGATAAAGAGGAAGCGATTACCAAGCCATTGTTTGTAAGTTTGAAAGAAAAGTATGCAAAAGAATGGGAGATAGCGCAGCAAAACGAAATCCCATATATCAATTTCTTCAACAGAATCAGGCGTTACAAATGGGACCCGATGGAAGCAGCGACAACACCGATCTTAACACCAGGTGAATGTTCCCTAAGAGCGCACTGTAAAACGGACATTATAAAGCCAGTTCAGTATGATATAGCACTTAAAAATGGGATAGGGAAACAAACGTTAAGAACGAGAGTATTTGTACTTAAATGGGATATAGAACGTGCTATAACGACTCCTCCAAACGTAAAACATCGAGCTAAGAAGGCGGTGGTATAAATGACTTTAAATCGTTGGTTAACTGATGAGGAACGATCAATTGCTAGGAAGAACGGAATTAATTATCACACATTATATCGCAGGGTTTACCGATTAGGATGGGATATTAAAGAAGCAATGACGGCCCAGCCGGGAACAGTAAATCATGGATACGAAAGAAAATATTCAAAATGGATTAAAAAAGCTAAAGAAAACGGGATAAATATTAGTACTTTTTATAGCAGAATAAACCTTCTTGGTTGGGAATGTGAAGAGGCGGCTACTAGGCCAGCAAATGAATTGAAATCCGATAGAAAATATTGGCTGGATATTGCGGAAGAAAATGGGATTGGTTACCGAACGTTTATGTCGAGGGTTAATACTCATGGATGGGATTTAGAAAAAGCGGCGACAACACCGCCAATCAATACAGGTAGACGTTGTTCAGTAAAAATTAAGGAGGAAGTGTTGTGAAGTATTACGGCCCTGTTATTACTGATGAAGATTACGAGAAGGCATCTAAGAACGGCATTAGCAAAATGAATGTGTATTTACGAGTTAATAAGCGTGGATGGGAGATTGAACGTGCTATAACGGTACCAGTTAGAAAGAAAAAATATGGGATAGGAATAAACGCTGGAATAAAAAAACTAGCGGAACAAAATGGAATTAGCCATACAACATTATATAAAAGGCTTAAAAGTGGTATGGACCCTTTTGAAGCAGTAACAACACCAAAAAAACACAAACAATGGGAATCTTTAATAAAAATAGCTAAGGGAAACGGGATTAGCACATCTTCGTTTTACGCAAGGATGGATAAAGGTATGGATCCATACGAAGCGGCAACAAAACCACCGCGTAAATATAAGAAGAAACAAATCAGTTAGGAGAGGACAAGCCGTGACAAGCAAAGAGAGAGCTATATTAAGAGGTTTCTGGACTCATAAACAGACAGGTGAGCATATCGCTATAACGCGTGTAACGATGGCTAGCGAAGTGTATTTTTACAAGGTGGATTCGCTCGGACATGAAGCAGGACCGCAAGAAATTATGTTGATTCGTGATCTGAAGGAAGAATATGTGAAGGGCATGAGATAGGTAAATGGACAGGAAACAAATCTACATCGACGTTCTATTACATAAAGGGATCTATAAGGAAGAAGATACAGGACGACAACTTTGGGAAATGGATGAAGAAGAGTTATTCGAATTGATAAAAGGAGATGGGGAGAATGAGAGAGGTTAAGTTTCGTGGAATGCCGATTGAGGATTACGGTGATACAAAGTGGTTTTATGGGAATGCGATTGTAAATTATGACGATAAATTAGCTTACATCGAGGAATCCGGTCAAGGGTTTGTACCAGTTAAATGGGGAACGGTTAGTCAGTACACAGGGATAAAGGATTCGAAAGGTAACGAAATTTATGAAGGTGACATAGTTCATGTTTGGGAGCAAGATTCGTTTGTTCCAAACCGCGATTCAGGTGGAGGTATCATCGATTACGACTGCGTAGATGGGTTTTCTCAGTTAGGCGTAGTTAGTTTTAAGGGAGCTTGGTACACATATGAAACGAAACAACACTTAGAAGGTCGGGAAGAACAAATATATGCTCCATTAGATTTCACTAACGATTTGTTTGTTGTAGGAAATATTTATGAGAATGCAGATCTAATACAAGGAGGAAACACAATGAAATATACACAGCATGGCACGTTTGAAGTAACTCAACTATTAGCAGAAGCGAAGGAGAATGAAGAGAATGGCAACTAAGATCGTTATATACACTGGAAATTCTTGTCCAAAATGCAAGAGAGCAAAGGAAATGTTAGAGAACTGTCCGGTTGAGGTTGAAATTATTGAAAGGAATATTGATGAAAGTGAAGACGCTAGAGATTATTTAGTTTCAATAATTGAATCTAATACGCTGCCGACATTAGTGTTTGTTGAAAATAATGAGGATAAACATACTTTTAGAGGGTTTGATGAAAACATTGGCGAGATTATGGAAGCGTTAGGGCTATAGGAGGGATTATGTGAAAAAAGAAACCAAAATACAGCTGGAAGGTGAGCTCGCAGTAGTGGAAAACGAGATTCGTAAGATGGAATATCACTTGGTGGGATTGGATAACGAGAAACGGAAGACGAAGCTTTCATTGGAAGTGTTGAAGAAACAGAAAGAGAAATTGAAAAGTTACTTATAAGGAGTGGAATGGAATGATTAACTTACAAAAGTTATTTGAAATACAAAAGGCGTTGGATGAACGAATTGTTAAGGAGAATAATATCACGCATGATCGGTTTGATAACCTTGTTTTGGCTTTATTGGATGAGGTTGGTGAATGTGCAAAAGAAACAAGATGTTTCAAAGATTGGAGTAAGAAAGGGCCATCACCGCGCGAAGTGATACTTGAGGAGTATGTGGACGGTGTGCATTTCGTTTTGTCGTTAGGCTTGTTAAAAGGTTACGATAAAGAACATTTACCTTATTTGCATGAACACAATATAAAAGTTTATACAGGAAATAATTTAACAGCACAGTTTTTAGAAATTTACGTGTCTGTTTCTAAATTCGCTTATGGACCCGAATTCGAGAATTATGAGGAAGTATTCTTACAATATTTAGGTTTAGGAAGATTGCTAGGTTTCACTGATAAAGAAATTGAAGTGGCATACATGGAAAAGAATGAAGTGAACCATCAACGCCAGAAAATCGGATATTAAGACCAAATTTGAATTTTGTTAAGAAAGGATGAATGAAAATGACTAAAGAGGAATTGTTAATTGCTTTAGAAGAGTATGACGACAACGAAACAATTAAAATAGCACATTACGGACTACAGGGGGTTATCACTGATTTATTTGATATTGATATTGTTGGTGATTATACAGACGATGAAGAACCGTATGTACTGTTGGGTTAAAAACTAAACAAAAGCGTTATTTGAATAGAAAAGGGGAATAGGAAATGAAAATGTTAGATCTATGTTCGGGAATTGCAGGAATAAGTATGGCAGCAGATTGGGTTGGAATTGAAACAGCAGCCTTTTGCGAAATAGAAGAGTTCAATCAGAAGGTACTTAGAAAGAACTATCCTAACATTCCTATTTTCCCGGATTTATATAAACTTACGAAACAATCATTAATAGATGGAGGTGTTGACGTTGATTCAATTGGAGTTATTTCCGCAGGATATCCCTGTCAGGGAGAAAGTCTTGTTGGTAAGCGAAGAGGTGCAGAAGACGAAAGATGGTTGTGGCCAGAAGTCTTCCGACTCATTAGAGAACTCGGACCCACTTGGTTCGTTGGAGAAAATGTTGCTGGACACGTCTCAATGGGCTTGGACACCGTGCTCACCGACTTGGAAGAAGAAAACTACTCGACAAGGACGTTCGTATTACCGGCTGTCAGTGTCGGCTCGCCACATCAAAGATACCGGACATTTATTGTTGGCCACTCCAACGACAAGTCAAAATTACAAGCCGATCCGAGAGTTGTGCCCTTCAGAAGCAAACGGCAGCCACGGGAAAACGTTGCCGGGATCAATCGGGGAACACTTTCCAGAACATATTGGGAAGAAAATCAACCCGCAATTTGTGGAATGGATGATGGGACTGCCACAAGATTGGACGAAGATAGATTGAGATTTCTGGGCAATGCCGTCGTGCCTCAGCAAATTTATCCGATATTTGAAGCAATAGCAAAGATTGAAGGTTTATTATAAAAAACATTTTGTAGAAAAGGGGAATGGATATGAGCACTTTAAAGGGCGCTTATTGGGATAGATTAAATAAGATATCTCACAAGGAAGGTAATAATGAATTAATTGAGCTTATGGATAGTGTTGAAAAATCTGTTGATGCAGAAATCATTAAACAAATCAAGGAAGGGAAACTTTATACAGCGATTGCAGAATGCAAAAGAGCAGCTAGCAAAAGCTAACTGCTCGGTTCTCCAAGGGGGAACAAGGAGAAAATCTAATGTCATATACAGTATTGACGGAATATTGAGTTTTATTCAGGGGGTAGAGGGAAATGAAAGTAAAAGTAACGTTTGAATATGAGTTAGATGAAAATCAAAGGGAACAATTTGAAAACATAAAAGCAGATGAAGGTGAGTATGAAGCGTTCTACTTCTTAGAGGATTTAGTGAAACAAGAAATAAGGGTTGCTGAGGTTGTAGCAACGGAATATAAGGAGTGACTAGATGATCATAACTTACTCAATCTTATGGTCATTAAGTTTAATGGTGTTCAGTGCAAGTGCACTAATACATGCTTGCGTTGAAACATCATGGAGAGTCGCTTGGTGGGCGATTGGTAGTTTCATAGTACTAGCTTTATCGAGTTATGGGATAGTGCGAATGTGTATTGAAGTTTCAGAAGGATGAAGTACTGATCTATAAGGAGGAAGAAATATGAAAGATGTAAAGGTAACTCATTCTGGAGTAATGACAATTGTAGAGGTAGATGGTAATTACGTTACGTATAACAATCCAGAATCAAAGCATGTTGTAGAAAGTTTATTACTTATGTTAGATGATGCGGAAGCTATAAATTTAGAAATTGAAAACCAAACAAAATAATCTTTTTAATAGAAAGCGAGGTTAAAAGAATGGAAGATAACGTAAAGCTATTAGGTGACGATGGGATGTTAGGAATGGAGTTTAAAGGAAGTAAGGTTAACGTTTATAACGATGCAGGATACGTGATGGAGAGTATGACAACAAAGGAGCATGTTCAGGAAGTTATTGATTTTCTTGAAGAGTGCAAAGGACAAATGGAATAGAAAGCGAGGTTAGGAGAATGGGAGTGAAAAATATGATAACAATTACAAGTCTTCCAAATGGAACATCTAAGATTCATGGTGTAGATGAAAATGGAGATACCTGGTGCTTGAAATTCCATTCTAATAAAGAAATAGCGATACAAAGTGCGTTAGAGACAATGAAAACTTACGGTAGAAATGATGAAATTCTAATTAAATAAATTTCAGTAAAAGTAT
Protein-coding sequences here:
- a CDS encoding AAA family ATPase encodes the protein VNFHSDKCMNHSYEIGGQKFVKPVQMIEFKGQVVCPRCVVEENDKVLKEQANNHYKKIKRSKKFNMLIKHSIISNEEILEATLSNYRTECNETRTNKKLVEGIIESLKEGMVKNVFIVGVQGAGKSHLAYSILKELRNHFYEISDGEKDNDELLYQKMKSCLYVEIEQLMRLIKDSFNNKDSKYTEEYCVELLTSVDFLVLDDLGAESGSMNRTDEASNFIQRVLYAVTNGRQGKVTITTTNLSSGDIFKKYDKKLGSRILNKAEAIVFKETSDKRIEHLGF
- a CDS encoding nucleoside permease → MTLNRWLTDEERSIARKNGINYHTLYRRVYRLGWDIKEAMTAQPGTVNHGYERKYSKWIKKAKENGINISTFYSRINLLGWECEEAATRPANELKSDRKYWLDIAEENGIGYRTFMSRVNTHGWDLEKAATTPPINTGRRCSVKIKEEVL
- the fbpA gene encoding Fur-regulated basic protein FbpA, translating into MDRKQIYIDVLLHKGIYKEEDTGRQLWEMDEEELFELIKGDGENERG
- a CDS encoding YopX family protein, which encodes MREVKFRGMPIEDYGDTKWFYGNAIVNYDDKLAYIEESGQGFVPVKWGTVSQYTGIKDSKGNEIYEGDIVHVWEQDSFVPNRDSGGGIIDYDCVDGFSQLGVVSFKGAWYTYETKQHLEGREEQIYAPLDFTNDLFVVGNIYENADLIQGGNTMKYTQHGTFEVTQLLAEAKENEENGN
- a CDS encoding glutaredoxin family protein; protein product: MATKIVIYTGNSCPKCKRAKEMLENCPVEVEIIERNIDESEDARDYLVSIIESNTLPTLVFVENNEDKHTFRGFDENIGEIMEALGL
- a CDS encoding dUTP diphosphatase, which encodes MINLQKLFEIQKALDERIVKENNITHDRFDNLVLALLDEVGECAKETRCFKDWSKKGPSPREVILEEYVDGVHFVLSLGLLKGYDKEHLPYLHEHNIKVYTGNNLTAQFLEIYVSVSKFAYGPEFENYEEVFLQYLGLGRLLGFTDKEIEVAYMEKNEVNHQRQKIGY
- a CDS encoding DNA cytosine methyltransferase, whose protein sequence is MKMLDLCSGIAGISMAADWVGIETAAFCEIEEFNQKVLRKNYPNIPIFPDLYKLTKQSLIDGGVDVDSIGVISAGYPCQGESLVGKRRGAEDERWLWPEVFRLIRELGPTWFVGENVAGHVSMGLDTVLTDLEEENYSTRTFVLPAVSVGSPHQRYRTFIVGHSNDKSKLQADPRVVPFRSKRQPRENVAGINRGTLSRTYWEENQPAICGMDDGTATRLDEDRLRFLGNAVVPQQIYPIFEAIAKIEGLL